The DNA region TCGGTCAAAATTTTTTTCGTGCATGCGTTGCTCCAAAATATTAGAAACAAACTTTTTTGTCATATCGCACATGATCGCTACATGGTCATCTACAATTTTATAATAGTAGGTGACCAATATTTTTGTTGTTATCGCCGACACAATACTTGAAACTATCACACATACCAAAAACATCCTCATCTCTCACATCACCTCCTCCATTTCCCATTGACATATACATACATCCATAGTATATTACTTTTATCGAACGTGTGTTTGTATTATGAGCGTTCAAACAGATAGCTCATATCATATTTTGGGAAAAATACTTTTTGTATTTTGCAGGCATCCTCGTAGTAGAATCCCTTTTGTGTATTACCATTAGCGATGTCACTAACTGTTTGATATCTACATCCGAGAAGTTCTCCAATCTGAGTGAAAGTTATTTTTTCAGCTTTCATAATTTGGATTAAGTTCTTATACAAAATTTCACCTCCTTGATATTCGCTCCTGCAAATATCTTAATTGTATTATATTCTCACTAGCAACCATTGTCAATAGTAATATTTGCATGTGAGAATACTTTTATATTTTATTCTATACCTTTATACGTTTTAACATATTATTCGCTTTACAATATTCGCATTATCGTATATAATATAGATATTCAGAAAGAGGTGCTGTCATGGAAAGAGCTAAAATATTAGAAGAACTTATTAAAGAACATGGTTACAGTTTACGTTCCTTTGCTGAAAAGTGCGGTCTTCCCTATACCAGCCTATACACAATGCTAAAAAGAACTGGCGTTAATAAATCAAGCGTAGAAGCTGTGATTAAAATTTGCAAAGAACTGGGAATCACGGTTGAAGAGTTGGAAGATATGGTAAACGGTAATAAGAAAAAACAATACGAACCAACCTACGAGGATATTCAATCCATGGTTGCACGCAACGGAAAAAAACTCACGCTCGAACAAAAACAGGAGCTGATCAGGACACTTTTGTCAGAAGATGATTAAGCTCCCATAAGGAGTGATTTTGTTTGACGCATGAGGAAATTGAATGGAAAATCTTAGAGGTTTTTCAGAAATGTAACGTAAAATCGTTTCCGATCAATCTGTTCGATATGATTGAGCAATATGGATATGAGTGTATCGAATATACAGAACAGTCCAAAGTGAAACAGGAGGCATGCCAACAGATCAGTGATGATGCTTTCCGGCTAAACAACAAAGTCTATTATAATGACCAGGCTATGTTTTGCCGGCGGCGCTTCTCACTCGCTCACGAACTGGGACACATTGTACTGGGGCATCAACCGCCTTATACAAATGTAAAGGAACGGGAAGCCAATTACTTTGCCAGCCGGTTGCTTGCACCGCGCATAGCCATATACTATGCAGAATGCAAAAATGCAAACGACGTGTCCAAAATATTCCAAATAACTTATGAAGCATCCACTTATGCCTTTGATGATTACCGGCGTTGGCGGCGTTATGCTATTTACCATAAAAAGAATCTGCTTGACAAGCTGATGTACGAACATTTCTACAATGATGATTTGAAATGCTTTGTGTGGAATATCAGGAAGTGTCTGAACTGCAAAAAAGAGCTGTTTAATCAGCTGGAAGACAAATGTGATTACTGTAAAATGTATATACACAGACCGGATTATTTGTATGAAGAAAACAAGCTGTTAGTTGCAAAGGCTCGCCAACGGATTCGGCACCCTATCGAATACATACCGGGATTTTACGCCGCTGAGAGTTTGCGGGAAAGAAATGAAACTTATTATTAATAATAAACCAGACCACCATTCAAGGCTGATCTGAAAAAACACTTTTAAGGGAGGAATTTGTGTGAAAAAGAAAATTATTTGTTTAATGCTGTGCTGCATATTTGTTACGTCTATATACGGGTGCAATTCCAACGCTTCACCTGAATCTTCTGATGTATCAAAGCAGTTGGAAACATTGCAAAAAGAAAATGAAGAGTTAAAAAAGAAATTGGAGACTTCCACACCAACTCCAGAACAAACAAAAGAATCCATTACTGAATCTGTGGATTTTGAGAAAGGAACACAAAGAGTTACTCATGGTAGCTTTTCAGTAGAAGTTCCGACAAATTGGGAGTTGAGAAATGTTGAAAATTCTGACAATTTATATTTCTATGCGTCTTCCGATAATTCAACTTTTCTTATGCTAACAAATGGATATATCGAAGGTTTCAACAATGCACATGATGAATATATAGATATGAATATGGACGGGTGGGTCGAAGGAATAGGAAAAAGTCAAGGTGTTATTTCGGTAAGCGGTGTACAGAATATTGAATACAATAAAATACATACGAAATTTTATCATATAAACAAAAGGTAGACGGCATATCATATACAGTGCAAGTGGTTGGGTTTCCTACAGATTACGGAATAGCGTCTATCGGAATGTGTGTTATTGACGAAAATACAATTAATTATGATAAAGATTTCAAATCAATTTTAAACACCTTGGAGCTCATTCCCATTTCCACACCTGAACCTACAGTCACTCCTACGCAGCCGCCAGAGCCAACAATTGAATCTTATGGTGCTGGTACACTTAAAGTTGGAGTAGACATTCCTGCTGGCGAATATATGGTGCTTGCCACAAATGAAAGCCGCGGCGGTTATTTTTCTGTAAATTCAGATGCAAATGGCGATGACATCTTATTTAATGATAATTTTGACTATAACTCTATAATAACAATACAAGATGGCGAATATTTAGAATTATCGCACGCAAAAGCGTACAAGTTTGATGAATGGTGTTTGCAGAATACATTTGACACAGCAAAAGAAGGATGCATGATGAAAGTCGGCGTCAATATCCCTGCCGGTGAATACATGGTAACATCAGAAGACGAAGGGTATTATTGCATTTATCCAGATAGCAGACAAAGCGATATTATTTCAAACGATAATTTTGAAGGGCAATCTTATATAAGCGTTTCGGACGGTCAATATCTTATTCTGTCACACTGTTCAATTGCACAATAATTTTTCAGCAAAAACCGCCCCAGTGCTACCAATACCAGGACGGCAAGAAATGAATTAACCGCTTCGGCGATTAATAATAAAATATGCAAGGAGGGATATGTATGAAAAAGAAAGTTTCAATTATTTTACTGGCTTTGTGCTTTTCCTGTTTTATGGTAGCGTGTAGTTCCGGAAAGATTTCCACAGACGAGAATGAACCTACCGATTTAACTGGAACTTGGGCCTCAGAAGACAATAATGGTTCTTATCAAGAAGCGGTAATAACTGGAGATACTATTGAAATAAATTGGATTACTGATGGTGGCAAAACTAAATCAATCTACTGGATCGGCACTTACACAGCGCCTGTAAAGTCCGTAGATGAGTATAGTTGGACTTCTAAAAGAGATAAAGAAAAAACAGACTCTGCAATACTGGCCTCCACAGATGACACTAAAGACTTTACATATAAAAGTGGAAAAATAAGCTATGAAGTTTCAGTGATGGGAACAACTACAACCACTGAATTAGATCAGGTTTCTAAAGATACTGCCATTTCTCCCGAAGAAGAACCATCCGTCACCGAGTCACCCACACTAAAAGCAACTCCAGAGTCTACTCCAGAAGTTGCGGTTACTCCAACTGCTGAAGAGCAAACAAATATAGATACTTCAGATTTGTACAACCATATTAGTAATGTGGGATATGCAAAAATGTTAACCGAATATGATTCCGTATTTATGAATGAACTTTCTATTCTTTCCGAAGATAAGATAGCAAAAATTATAAATGATAACGGAACTATGGGGGAACTACAATCAGTAATTTCTGACACTCTAACGCGCCTAGAATCCTCAGAGCAGATCCTGCAATTATATTATGATGAGTTTGACAAAGATAGAAATTCCGCCCCAATGGGTACTAGAATCATGACACTTCTATCGGATGCTCAATCTGCATTGCGTCAATATACAATTGCTATGCAGCACCTTCAAGATTATACTAACAACCCGAAACAAGAATACATTGATCATTTCCAAAAATACATGGATAAAACAAATGAATCATTAAATGATTATAAAGCTGTTCTTGAAGAAGAAAAAACAAAATTAGGTTTATCATAATACAAAAACTGCCCCCGGCGGCAACCAGGGGCGGCAAATGAATTAACCGCCAGTGGCGATTAATAATAAAATATTCAAGGGAGGAATATGTATGAAAAAGAAAATTATTACTGTAATTTTTTGTTCGATTACTTGTTCGCTTGTCTTATTTATGACTGCCTGCGGAGAAAACAAGTCCGTTGAACAAACATCATTTGATAAAACGAATACTGCAAACACACAATTAATTGATAAAATTCCCGTTCCTGAAATACCAAGTAGTATAAAGATAGAGTTCAAAACTGATATTACAGATAACCCATCAGCAGAAGAACAAACAAAATTCGATTTTGCTCATGATCTTTGGTATAAAGGTGATACAGAAGAAGCTTTAAAAGAATTTGAGGGATTTTTGGAAACATATTCAGAAAGTGATTTAGCAGATGATGCCCAGTATTACATTGGAGTATGCTTCGATAATTTAGAAGATTATGAAAATTCACTTGAGTCATACTCTAAAGTTATTATAAATTATCCCAACAGTTCATCTGTAGCTTCGGCGTATTATAGTATTGCGTG from Ruminococcus sp. OA3 includes:
- a CDS encoding DNA-binding protein; the encoded protein is MYKNLIQIMKAEKITFTQIGELLGCRYQTVSDIANGNTQKGFYYEDACKIQKVFFPKYDMSYLFERS
- a CDS encoding helix-turn-helix transcriptional regulator encodes the protein MERAKILEELIKEHGYSLRSFAEKCGLPYTSLYTMLKRTGVNKSSVEAVIKICKELGITVEELEDMVNGNKKKQYEPTYEDIQSMVARNGKKLTLEQKQELIRTLLSEDD
- a CDS encoding ImmA/IrrE family metallo-endopeptidase, which produces MTHEEIEWKILEVFQKCNVKSFPINLFDMIEQYGYECIEYTEQSKVKQEACQQISDDAFRLNNKVYYNDQAMFCRRRFSLAHELGHIVLGHQPPYTNVKEREANYFASRLLAPRIAIYYAECKNANDVSKIFQITYEASTYAFDDYRRWRRYAIYHKKNLLDKLMYEHFYNDDLKCFVWNIRKCLNCKKELFNQLEDKCDYCKMYIHRPDYLYEENKLLVAKARQRIRHPIEYIPGFYAAESLRERNETYY